In Candidatus Sodalis pierantonius str. SOPE, one DNA window encodes the following:
- a CDS encoding IS256-like element ISSoEn2 family transposase, translated as MDEKQLQALANELAKNLKTPEDLSHFDRLLKKISVEAALNAEMTHHLGYDKNQPKPGTNARNGYSTKTVTTGDGPLALRTPRDRDGSFEPQLVKKNQTRITGMDNQILSLYAKGMTTREIAAAFKELYDADVSPALVSKVTDAVMEQVVEWQNRPLDAVYPIVYLDCIVLKVRQDSRIINKSVFLALGINIEGQKELLGMWLAENEGAKFWLNVLTELKNRGLNDILIACVDGLKGFPDAINAVYPEARLQLCIVHMVRNSLRFVSWKDFKAVIRDLKAIYQAPTEEAGLQALEAFSSAWDIRYPQISRSWQANWANLATFFAYPTDIRKVIYTTNAIESLNSVIRHAIKKRKVFPTDDAVKKVVWLAIQAASQKWTMPLRDWRMAMSRFIIEFGDRLDGHF; from the coding sequence ATGGACGAAAAACAGTTGCAGGCTCTGGCTAACGAACTGGCCAAAAATCTCAAAACCCCTGAAGATCTCAGTCACTTCGATCGGCTGCTGAAAAAAATCAGCGTCGAAGCAGCTCTCAATGCCGAAATGACCCATCACCTCGGCTACGATAAAAATCAGCCTAAACCGGGGACCAACGCCCGCAACGGCTATTCCACAAAAACCGTTACCACTGGCGATGGCCCGCTGGCGCTGCGTACTCCGCGCGATCGTGACGGTTCCTTTGAACCGCAACTGGTGAAGAAGAACCAGACCCGGATTACCGGGATGGATAACCAGATTTTATCGTTGTACGCCAAAGGGATGACCACCCGCGAGATCGCCGCCGCGTTCAAAGAGCTGTATGACGCCGATGTCTCGCCGGCGCTGGTCTCAAAGGTCACCGATGCGGTCATGGAGCAGGTTGTCGAATGGCAAAACCGGCCTCTGGATGCAGTCTATCCCATTGTTTATCTTGATTGTATCGTTCTAAAAGTCCGGCAGGACAGCCGCATCATCAACAAATCTGTGTTCCTGGCGCTGGGCATCAACATCGAAGGCCAGAAAGAGTTGCTAGGTATGTGGCTGGCCGAAAATGAAGGCGCAAAGTTCTGGCTGAACGTGCTGACAGAGCTGAAAAACCGCGGCCTGAACGATATCCTTATCGCCTGCGTAGACGGGCTGAAAGGTTTCCCTGACGCTATTAACGCGGTGTATCCGGAGGCGCGGCTCCAGCTGTGTATCGTACATATGGTGCGCAACAGCCTGCGGTTCGTCTCCTGGAAGGACTTCAAGGCCGTCATCCGCGACCTGAAAGCTATCTATCAGGCCCCTACGGAAGAAGCCGGCTTGCAGGCGCTGGAAGCGTTCTCCAGTGCCTGGGACATCCGCTACCCGCAAATAAGTCGAAGCTGGCAGGCAAACTGGGCCAATCTGGCCACGTTCTTTGCCTACCCAACGGACATCCGCAAGGTGATCTACACGACCAACGCCATCGAGTCGTTAAACAGCGTGATCCGGCATGCCATCAAAAAGCGCAAGGTGTTCCCGACCGACGACGCAGTGAAAAAGGTGGTGTGGCTGGCGATACAGGCGGCCTCACAGAAATGGACAATGCCTTTGAGGGACTGGCGCATGGCAATGAGCCGCTTTATTATCGAGTTCGGTGACCGCCTGGACGGTCACTTCTGA
- the nadR gene encoding multifunctional transcriptional regulator/nicotinamide-nucleotide adenylyltransferase/ribosylnicotinamide kinase NadR, with amino-acid sequence MSSFNYLKSAIKQQGCTLQQVAEACGVTKGYLSQLLNAKIKSPSAQKLEAIHRFLGLEFPRRQKTVGVIFGKFYPLHTGHIYLIQRACSQVDELHVILNYDNQRDLRLFEDSAMSQQPTLSDRLRWLLQTFKYQKNIRIHAFNEQGMEPYPHGWDVWSRDVKGFMADKGIEADFIYSSEKQDLVHYREHLGIETVIIDPDRSFMSISGEQIRQDPFRYWDYIPTEVKPFFVRTVALIGGESSGKSTMVNKLANIFNTTSAWEYGRDYVFTHLGGDEMALQYSDYDKIALGQAQFIDFAVKYANKVTFIDTDFVTSQAFCKKYHGREHPFVQAMIDEYRFDLVILLKNNTPWVADGLRSFGAPTDRDEFQRLLEVLLHDNHIPYVRVDVADYDQRFLQCITLVKKLLGER; translated from the coding sequence ATGTCGTCGTTCAACTACCTGAAAAGCGCCATCAAGCAGCAGGGATGCACCTTACAGCAGGTGGCGGAAGCCTGCGGCGTCACCAAGGGCTACCTCAGCCAGCTGCTGAACGCAAAAATCAAAAGTCCGAGCGCCCAGAAGCTCGAAGCCATCCACCGTTTCCTTGGGCTGGAGTTTCCCCGGCGGCAGAAAACGGTCGGGGTGATATTCGGCAAGTTCTATCCGCTGCATACCGGGCACATCTATTTGATTCAGCGGGCCTGTAGTCAGGTGGATGAGCTGCATGTGATCCTTAACTACGACAATCAGCGCGACCTGCGGCTGTTTGAGGACAGCGCCATGTCCCAGCAGCCCACGCTCAGCGACAGGCTGCGCTGGTTGCTGCAAACTTTCAAGTACCAAAAAAATATCCGTATTCATGCTTTCAATGAACAGGGAATGGAGCCTTACCCCCACGGTTGGGATGTCTGGAGCCGAGACGTAAAGGGTTTCATGGCCGACAAAGGCATTGAGGCGGATTTTATTTATTCGAGCGAAAAACAGGATCTCGTGCATTATCGTGAACATCTGGGGATTGAAACCGTCATTATCGATCCCGACCGTTCGTTTATGTCCATCAGCGGAGAGCAAATCCGTCAGGATCCTTTCCGCTATTGGGACTATATTCCAACGGAGGTCAAACCCTTCTTCGTCCGCACCGTGGCGCTGATTGGCGGGGAGTCCAGCGGCAAATCCACCATGGTCAACAAGCTGGCCAATATCTTTAATACCACCAGCGCTTGGGAATATGGCCGTGATTATGTGTTCACCCACCTTGGCGGCGATGAGATGGCGCTGCAATATTCCGATTACGATAAAATTGCCCTAGGCCAGGCCCAGTTCATCGATTTCGCCGTGAAATACGCCAATAAGGTGACCTTTATCGATACCGATTTCGTCACCAGCCAGGCGTTTTGCAAAAAATATCACGGCCGTGAGCACCCTTTCGTGCAGGCGATGATTGATGAGTACCGCTTCGATTTGGTTATCCTGCTGAAGAACAATACTCCCTGGGTCGCCGACGGTCTGCGCAGTTTCGGCGCGCCGACGGACCGCGATGAGTTCCAGCGTTTACTTGAAGTATTGCTGCACGATAATCACATCCCTTACGTGCGGGTGGACGTGGCGGATTATGACCAGCGCTTTTTACAGTGCATTACCCTGGTGAAAAAGCTGCTGGGGGAGCGCTGA